In Desulfurispora thermophila DSM 16022, the genomic window ACCAGCACCACCGACCCTGATAGTGGGCTTTTTGTCAAAAGTGAAAAAGAACGGGTCTTTGCCTACTCGTTTCATACGGCGTGTGACCGGCATGGTTTTGTGTTGGGAACGCATGTGACACCAGCCCATGTGCGTGACAGCCAGGTATTTGATGAGGTACTGGAAAAAGTCACCCGGCGGTTTGGGCTGCCAAAAGCCATTGCGCTCGATGCCGGTTACAAAACGCCGTATATCGCAAAAAGGTGCCTGGATGCAAACATTCGTCCGGTCATGCCCTATACCAGACCCCATACGAAAGACGGTTTTTTACACAAACACGAGTATGCGTATGACGAATACTACGATTGTTACATCTGTCCTCAAAACGAAATCTTGGAGTATGAAACAACCACACGGGAAGGGTACCGGGTGTACCGTTCCAACCCGGACAAATGCAAAGATTGTCCATTGCTTTCCCGGTGTACCGAGAGCAAAGATATTACCAAACGCATTAGCCGTCACATCTGGGCGGATTATGTGGAAGAAGCAGAACATTTAAGGCACACCGAGGAAAATAAACGATTGTATGCGATGCGCAAAGAAACCATCGAACGCGTCTTTGCCGATGCTAAGGAAAAGCATGGCATGCGTTGGACAACCTTACGCGGTTTGGAGAAGGTGTCCATGCAGGCGATGCTTACTTTTGCTGCCATGAATCTGAAAAAATTGGCCACCTGGCTTTGGAAGTCAGGTGGCTCGAAGCTACAATATTTATTTTTCCTTTCCAGATTGATACAAAAACAACGAATTCCCGCTGGCTGGCTGTTGATACAAAGGTGTTTGTCAACACTCTGAGCCACTCCTACACGGAGTGGCTATTTATTTTCTTTCAAGCAAATTTTGTACTTGCACACACAAGTTTTTGTTTAATTTTTGTTTATTGTATGTTATTATACAATTAACCAAGGCATAAAGCTTAAAAAATACATAAAAAATTTTATGCTGTACATTATTGCACATTTATTGGAGGTGAAAAATACCCGCCAGATCTGCTTTTTATGGCGTACATACAAAATATTGTTTGCTTTCATACAACCCATTCGTCCCGCTTGGAACCGGAGCCAGGTATTTTCCCGTATCCAGCGTATTTTTTCTGGCATGACTTGTGCAAAAAATTATTAGCACA contains:
- a CDS encoding IS1182 family transposase; this encodes TSTTDPDSGLFVKSEKERVFAYSFHTACDRHGFVLGTHVTPAHVRDSQVFDEVLEKVTRRFGLPKAIALDAGYKTPYIAKRCLDANIRPVMPYTRPHTKDGFLHKHEYAYDEYYDCYICPQNEILEYETTTREGYRVYRSNPDKCKDCPLLSRCTESKDITKRISRHIWADYVEEAEHLRHTEENKRLYAMRKETIERVFADAKEKHGMRWTTLRGLEKVSMQAMLTFAAMNLKKLATWLWKSGGSKLQYLFFLSRLIQKQRIPAGWLLIQRCLSTL